The DNA region ACTGCCAGGAGAATAACTGGTGTCTGATTACATTGGTGTGGCTGTCATGGCATCTTCAGATTGCATTTGGACACCCAATATCATGCAAGAGTGCTCAGGACACTGTGATATTCCTGGTGGTGGTAGAATTTTCAGGGATAAGCAACCTGTTGTTTATATGAAATATGACCATGCAccagtgcagcactgcaggaaataGCTTTTATTGTAAGCTCTTGCAAACTCAATAATGTAGCACACATTGGTCTTTTACAATCACTGTATCCATTAGCCCAAATCAGTTTCCCATAAATCTGCAGAAGAGCttcagaagcagagcagagaatgCAGGTTTCCTAGGAGTGCATCCCAGGAATTCAGCTTTGGCTGCTCAAAGCTTTCTATAAATCTGACGCCATAGCCTGCCTGGCTGATACATCAGGTGCTGCTCTCATGGTGCAGTTtcaaaagcaagcaaagaaaagcaTGTGCCaggttcacagaatcactgaatttttgtattttggagGGACCTCTCAAGATCTTCTAGTCCAGACTCCAGGCTCAAGCAGGATCAGCTAGAGCAGATTGTCCAGTATCATCTGTTGTAGGGGTTTGGGTATCTGCAGACATGGAGATCTCCAGAGAAGGTCTCTGGGCAATGTGAGGTGTCCTGGTCCCACAGCCTTCCTAAGGAGGTGAGGGACAAGTCAGCTGCACACTCTAAGGGACAGCTAAGGAGGAGAGGACTCATCCCTAAGAGCTCTCTCCTGAGATgggcagcaaagcaaagcagctgttGGCTGTGCTCACATCTTGGTGCCTTTGAGCCGAGGAGGAGGTGCCCTGAGGGCCAGAGCTGGAAACACACcagagaaggaagcagcacagaCGCTGCACAGGACATTTGTCCCACActactctgctctgctgagaccccagctgcagtgctgcctccagctctggggcccacagcacaggcaggataCAAAGCTTTTGGTTTGCACTGGAGTCCAGAGGAGGTAATGAAGGTGCTgtgagggctggagcatgtctgctgtggagagagggtgggagagctgggcttgttcagcctggagcagacTCCTGAGAGTCCAGTACCTGAAGGATGTGTCTTAGACAAGGCTGGAGAGGGTCTTTGGACAAGGCtatggagtgacaggacaagagggaatggttTCACACTGAgggagggcagggttagatggggtATTCTAAAGAAGTAAATTACCATGAGCAGACTGTTGTGTGAGTAAAAGTTACCCAGAGGTGTTttgactgccccatccctggaaccATTTAAGGCCAGGCTGAGGAGGGCATGGAACAAGCTGGtgcagtggaagatgtccctgccatggcatgCAGGTcagaatgagatgatctttaaggctttaaggtcccttcaaaaCCAAcccattttgtgattctgtgattctgtgacacaTGAGAAAAGCCAGTGAGCCGTTTCTATTAAGAGTGTGAGCCTTATTACCGGGGACAAGCATTCGtaaacagcataattttttccccttcgTAGAACTGGGTCAACCTGGCCTCCAGATCTCCCAGGCTGAGGACCTCCACCTTGTCCTTGTCGTTCTCAGCGATGGCTCCCCAAGCCTTCTTGGGCCGTGTGCCCACcacacagcaggcagctgaCCAGATGTGGCTGGGTACATTAACCCTGTTATTGGAGATGTAgctcttcccaggcacagcaccCGTGATGACGTAGGTGGTTGTACAGTTCCTAGTTCTATGGGCCATTGTTGTTTTCTCATAGTTATTCCAGGTACCCATGTTGAGTGCGGCGTGCTGGGGCACTATGTTGGTGAGGGTGAAGGTCGCCGTCTTGCTGTTCTGACCCCTTTGGTGGCCACTGGGGCTCAAGTGACCACGGTTCAAACCTTGGAGGTGGCTGTAGTCTTGGTTGAGAGCCTGATTCCTGCCCATTATCTGTGGACGGATTT from Sylvia atricapilla isolate bSylAtr1 chromosome 5, bSylAtr1.pri, whole genome shotgun sequence includes:
- the LOC136361145 gene encoding endonuclease domain-containing 1 protein-like — translated: MLGLLLLQVLSSCLWLGHSEVSLSFASCRQFFYAGAPPNRALDAPSSVKICQRYSNSYHFATLYDRRRRIPVYSAYIYYQGFGTRSKSWFVEPQLINSSFPKQMDTEESIRARYKIRPQIMGRNQALNQDYSHLQGLNRGHLSPSGHQRGQNSKTATFTLTNIVPQHAALNMGTWNNYEKTTMAHRTRNCTTTYVITGAVPGKSYISNNRVNVPSHIWSAACCVVGTRPKKAWGAIAENDKDKVEVLSLGDLEARLTQFYEGEKIMLFTNACPR